One Verrucomicrobiia bacterium DNA window includes the following coding sequences:
- a CDS encoding RNA methyltransferase yields MFTVRTIDSLELPELEPYRTMRRPQEHCDRGIFVAEGEKVVRRLLESGFEVVSLLLPQKWVADYEPLVRARPEKDLQVFVTEMQVLEQLVGFPMFQGVLAVGKIPERASLSDVLDRTAAPRLWVAIDGLTSAENVGTIVRNCAAFNAHALLVGENSSSPYLRRAVRNSMGAIFHLPIIESRNLVDSLQTLRREGVRVIGAHPHVSGSLLWDAQFAGDCCLVFGSEGSGLSPEVLKICDSCVAIPMPPNVDSLNVNAAAAVFLYEASRQRRNV; encoded by the coding sequence ATGTTTACGGTTCGCACCATCGACTCGCTCGAGCTCCCCGAACTGGAACCTTATCGCACAATGCGGCGTCCACAGGAGCATTGCGACCGCGGAATCTTTGTGGCCGAAGGTGAAAAGGTCGTGCGGCGGTTGCTTGAGAGCGGATTCGAGGTGGTCTCGTTGCTCCTGCCGCAAAAATGGGTCGCCGATTACGAACCATTGGTTCGGGCCAGGCCGGAAAAGGACCTCCAGGTATTCGTCACGGAAATGCAGGTGCTGGAGCAACTGGTGGGTTTCCCAATGTTCCAGGGAGTTCTGGCCGTTGGAAAAATCCCGGAGCGCGCCAGCCTCAGCGATGTGCTGGATCGAACCGCTGCACCGCGTTTGTGGGTGGCGATTGACGGACTCACCAGCGCGGAGAACGTGGGAACGATTGTGCGCAACTGCGCCGCGTTCAATGCCCACGCGCTGCTGGTCGGCGAGAATTCGTCCAGTCCCTACCTCCGCCGCGCCGTTCGCAACTCCATGGGTGCCATCTTTCACCTTCCCATCATCGAAAGCCGCAACCTCGTCGACAGCCTGCAGACACTTCGACGGGAAGGCGTTCGCGTCATCGGCGCTCATCCGCACGTGTCGGGCTCTTTGCTTTGGGATGCGCAGTTCGCGGGCGATTGCTGCCTCGTCTTCGGCAGCGAAGGCAGCGGGCTGTCGCCCGAGGTGCTGAAGATCTGCGACAGCTGCGTGGCGATTCCAATGCCGCCCAACGTCGATTCCTTGAACGTCAACGCCGCAGCCGCGGTTTTTCTCTATGAAGCCAGCCGCCAACGCCGCAATGTATGA
- a CDS encoding endonuclease/exonuclease/phosphatase family protein — protein MKRFIQQISLAWSACLLSCIAANAAESPTNELCVATYNIRYASPTGANAWPERRPLVCDVIRAMNPDVMGTQEGLLPQLNDIAEALPQYHWIGAGRDGGMNGEFMAVFYRTNRLQPLSTNHYWLSDTPEVPASTSWGNRTRRMVTSVAFRDRQTGITFDFVNTHFDHEVPVARVRSAQLIRERLGKVNSPFVLLVGDFNTNAESNPVYDALTGEGFLKDTWTEAAKRIGEGIATFNGFQAIRTNGARIDWILTRGNVRVDSTEIVTTRPDGKWPSDHFPVVSRMVLMPSPAKAE, from the coding sequence ATGAAACGATTCATTCAACAAATCTCCCTTGCATGGAGCGCGTGTTTGCTGTCGTGCATCGCTGCGAACGCAGCGGAAAGCCCAACCAACGAACTCTGCGTCGCCACCTACAACATCCGCTACGCAAGCCCCACCGGCGCTAACGCCTGGCCTGAGCGGCGGCCGCTGGTGTGCGATGTCATTCGCGCCATGAATCCTGACGTCATGGGCACGCAGGAAGGGCTCCTGCCTCAGCTGAACGATATTGCCGAAGCATTACCGCAATATCATTGGATTGGCGCGGGCCGCGACGGCGGCATGAACGGAGAGTTCATGGCCGTGTTCTATCGCACCAACCGGCTTCAGCCGTTGTCGACGAATCATTACTGGCTGTCCGACACACCCGAAGTGCCCGCGTCCACTTCATGGGGCAACCGAACCCGCCGCATGGTGACGTCGGTCGCATTTCGAGACCGGCAAACGGGAATCACCTTCGACTTTGTAAACACGCATTTCGACCATGAGGTGCCGGTCGCCCGCGTCCGCAGCGCACAACTCATCCGCGAACGGCTGGGCAAGGTGAATTCCCCGTTTGTTCTCCTGGTTGGGGATTTCAATACCAACGCTGAGTCAAACCCTGTCTACGACGCGCTCACGGGGGAGGGTTTCCTCAAGGACACTTGGACAGAAGCCGCCAAACGCATCGGCGAAGGCATTGCGACGTTCAACGGTTTTCAAGCCATCCGCACGAATGGCGCACGGATCGACTGGATTCTCACCCGCGGCAATGTTCGCGTCGATTCGACTGAGATCGTCACAACACGTCCCGATGGCAAATGGCCAAGTGACCACTTTCCCGTTGTGAGCCGAATGGTATTGATGCCGTCGCCGGCCAAAGCCGAATGA
- a CDS encoding response regulator transcription factor — translation MRKISVLLVDDHTVVRQGLKALLRPEEDIEVIGEAENGRVAVQMVRKTPPDVVVMDVAMPLLNGLEATRQILKAVPSTKVLVLTSYSDDDCVQQMTEAGVSGYLLKQTAANDLLKAIREVQKGNAFFSPTIAKRLRDQCREAFANGQPVKKSIELTSREAEVLQLIAEGFSNKQIAAELCISIKTVEKHRQQVMNKLNIHDVAGLTRYALSKGLVDRGVPAGVLA, via the coding sequence ATGAGAAAAATCTCCGTGCTACTCGTTGATGATCACACTGTTGTTCGCCAGGGCCTCAAGGCTCTGCTCCGCCCTGAAGAGGATATTGAGGTAATTGGCGAAGCTGAAAATGGCCGCGTCGCTGTCCAGATGGTCCGCAAGACCCCGCCGGACGTTGTCGTCATGGATGTCGCGATGCCGCTGCTGAATGGACTCGAGGCAACCCGTCAGATTCTGAAGGCGGTGCCTTCCACGAAGGTTCTGGTTTTGACATCCTACAGCGATGACGATTGTGTGCAGCAGATGACGGAGGCTGGAGTTTCCGGTTACCTGTTGAAACAGACCGCGGCGAACGACCTGCTGAAGGCGATCCGCGAAGTCCAGAAGGGCAACGCCTTTTTCAGCCCGACGATCGCCAAGCGCCTGCGCGACCAATGCCGCGAAGCCTTTGCAAACGGCCAGCCTGTGAAGAAGAGCATTGAGCTCACCTCGCGCGAGGCGGAAGTTCTGCAACTGATTGCCGAGGGATTTTCCAACAAGCAGATTGCCGCCGAGCTCTGCATCAGCATCAAGACTGTTGAAAAGCATCGGCAGCAAGTCATGAACAAGTTGAACATTCATGATGTGGCCGGATTGACCCGGTATGCCTTGTCCAAGGGACTGGTCGATCGCGGTGTGCCGGCTGGCGTTCTTGCCTGA
- a CDS encoding MBL fold metallo-hydrolase produces MQFTILGSGSAGNCAYLETPETRVLIDCGFSAKQIRQRLASIGRTPENLTGILVTHEHIDHIHGLGVLAHKLNIPVYCNRATHDAIRFQFNVKIDCRLFATGGSFDLGDVHVETFSIPHDAQDPVGYVLRAGSASVAFLTDLGHMTKLVTERVRTANVLVLEANHDVKLLQDCPHRPWSLKQRILGRHGHLSNAAAADAIADVMSANLQHLFLGHLSRECNKPALAHAAVMQRLEQIGASHLPTTVASQDTPCPTLSL; encoded by the coding sequence GTGCAATTCACCATTCTCGGCAGCGGTTCGGCCGGAAATTGCGCGTATCTGGAAACACCCGAAACGCGTGTGCTGATCGACTGCGGATTCAGCGCCAAGCAGATCCGACAGCGCCTCGCCTCCATAGGCCGCACGCCCGAGAATCTCACCGGGATCCTCGTCACCCACGAGCACATCGATCATATCCACGGCCTTGGAGTTCTCGCGCACAAGTTAAACATCCCCGTGTATTGCAATCGCGCCACGCACGACGCCATTCGTTTCCAGTTCAACGTGAAGATTGATTGCCGCCTTTTTGCGACAGGCGGATCCTTCGACCTCGGCGATGTCCACGTGGAGACTTTTTCGATCCCCCACGACGCGCAGGATCCCGTGGGCTATGTGCTGCGGGCGGGGAGCGCGAGCGTTGCGTTCCTTACGGATCTCGGCCACATGACGAAGCTGGTGACGGAACGGGTCCGCACGGCAAACGTTCTCGTGCTGGAAGCAAATCACGACGTCAAGCTGCTGCAGGATTGCCCTCATCGGCCCTGGAGCCTGAAGCAGCGGATTCTTGGAAGACACGGGCATCTGTCGAATGCGGCGGCAGCGGATGCGATCGCAGACGTGATGTCCGCGAACCTGCAGCATCTGTTCCTTGGTCATTTAAGCCGCGAATGCAACAAGCCAGCCCTGGCGCATGCCGCCGTGATGCAACGGCTGGAACAGATCGGCGCAAGCCACCTTCCGACAACCGTCGCCAGCCAGGACACTCCCTGCCCCACGCTCAGCCTTTGA